The Arachis hypogaea cultivar Tifrunner chromosome 16, arahy.Tifrunner.gnm2.J5K5, whole genome shotgun sequence genome contains a region encoding:
- the LOC112754668 gene encoding probable protein S-acyltransferase 4 produces MGGNRKMQMESSPPSLKAAHNLKPLRVYQAWRGNNKFFCGGRLVFGPDVASLFLTTFLIAGPAIAFCIKIYLRIRQGNGDNDAQWVPVLAVGSALTVLDLLFLLMTSGRDPGIVPRNSRAPEFDEAFDIPTPSMEWINGTTPHLKLPRTKDVIINGHTVKVKFCDTCLLYRPPRTSHCSICNNCVQRFDHHCPWVGQCIGIRNYRWFFMFISTSTILCLYVFVFTWINIAQRGTLRTLTHDYVSDILIVYCFIAVWFVGGLTVFHFYLICTNQTTYENFRYQYDRRGNPYNKGSCGNLRETLCSRIQPSRNKFRSFVVEEEHMPHSLSPNHMDGMLTPKEKIDIEMGSMHAEGGGIPIPELLRKFDFDNFDDDLKFEDDEGQPSFDPFYSVDEDSRTSNATVVNFHSSEYDEPAESFHARERDRHNP; encoded by the exons ATGGGTGGGAATAGAAAGATGCAAATGGAgtcttctcctccttctctcaAGGCGGCCCATAATTTGAAGCCACTGAGGGTCTATCAAGCATGGAGGGGAAACAAt aaatttttctgtggCGGGAGGCTTGTTTTTGGTCCTGATGTAGCTTCTTTGTTTCTTACAACATTTCTTATTGCTGGACCTGCAATTGCATTTTGCATTAAGATATATCTTAGAATCAGGCAAGGAAATGGTGATAACGATGCTCAGTGGGTTCCTGTATTGGCTGTGGGTTCAGCCCTCACTGTTTTG GATTTACTATTTCTCCTCATGACTTCTGGGAGAGATCCGGGAATTGTCCCTAGAAATTCTAGAGCACCTGAATTTGATGAGGCGTTTGATATACCTACCCCTTCCATGGAGTGGATTAATGGTACAACCCCTCATTTGAAACTTCCTCGAACAAAAGATGTGATCATTAATGGTCACACAGTAAAAGTGAAGTTCTGCGACACATGCTTGCTGTATCGCCCTCCTCGTACCTCTCATTGTTCCATATGCAACAACTGTGTCCAGAGATTTGATCATCATTGTCCCTGGGTTGGCCAATGCATTGGAATC CGAAACTATCGGTGGTTCTTCATGTTTATTTCAACTTCAACCATTTTGTGCCTGTATGTATTTGTGTTTACTTGGATCAATATTGCCCAGAGAGGCACATTGAGGACATTAACACATGATTATGTATCGGATATTCTCATAGTTTATTGCTTTATAGCCGTCTGGTTTGTTGGTGGCCTCACAGTTTTCCATTTCTATCTCATTTGCACGAACCAG ACAACTTATGAGAACTTCCGATACCAATATGATAGGAGGGGGAATCCATACAATAAGGGATCATGCGGAAATTTAAGAGAAACACTTTGCTCCCGTATCCAACCTTCAAGAAATAAGTTCCGATCATTTGTGGTGGAGGAGGAACATATGCCCCACTCTTTGAGTCCAAATCATATGGACGGAATGTTGACTCCAAAGGAGAAAATCGACATTGAAATGGGATCTATGCATGCAGAAGGAGGTGGCATACCCATTCCCGAACTTCTgcggaaatttgattttgataactTTGATGATGATCTCAAGTTTGAAGATGATGAGGGACAACCTTCTTTTGATCCATTCTACAGTGTCGATGAAGATTCTCGGACATCTAATGCTACAGTTGTAAATTTCCATAGCAGTGAATATGATGAGCCTGCGGAAAGTTTCCATGCTAGAGAAAGGGATAGGCACAACCCATGA